Proteins encoded in a region of the Oncorhynchus gorbuscha isolate QuinsamMale2020 ecotype Even-year linkage group LG16, OgorEven_v1.0, whole genome shotgun sequence genome:
- the LOC124000760 gene encoding relaxin-3-like, with protein sequence MPLKLTTVILVCVGSLFLCASAQSLSRDYGVKLCGREFIRAVIFTCGGSRWKRSLDEHLDPFQPGSYSDVTEGEDSRINWPHGHGLDQAADHPLQLSSSSSLADLLSLLGGVGDHRGLMVDVNPSEGLQNQASALGGVAKNPSINWPRRDRQKRNFSLGLAGMCCNQGCTKNDIGRLC encoded by the exons ATGCCTCTAAAGCTTACTACTGTGATccttgtgtgtgttggtagttTGTTCTTGTGTGCGAGCGCTCAAAGCCTATCACGAGACTACGGGGTGAAACTGTGCGGCAGAGAGTTTATAAGAGCCGTTATCTTCACGTGCGGCGGGTCCCGTTGGAAACGATCCTTAGATGAACACTTGG ATCCCTTCCAGCCCGGTTCCTATAGTGATGTCACAGAGGGCGAGGACAGCAGAATCAACTGGCCTCACGGACATGGTCTAGACCAGGCAGCAGACCAccctctccagctctcctcctcatcctccctggCAGACCTGCTCTCACTCTTGGGCGGAGTGGGAGACCATAGGGGGTTAATGGTTGATGTCAACCCCAGCGAGGGGCTTCAGAACCAGGCTTCAGCGTTGGGAGGAGTGGCCAAGAACCCGAGCATCAACTGGCCACGCCGCGACAGACAAAAGAGGAACTTTTCCCTGGGCTTAGCTGGCATGTGCTGTAACCAGGGTTGCACAAAGAATGACATTGGGCGTCTGTGCTGA